TCCGCCTCAGGTCAAGTCCCCGGCCCATGCGGGTGCGCGGCTTGATGATCACGGCGGCGTACAGGTGCTGGAAGATCGCGTTGATCCGCTCGTGGTCTCCGGCGTCTTCAAGGGCCTGCCATGCGGCGCGGGCGTTGGGGCCGGTGATGCCGTCCAGGACGACGACGGGGCGGGTGATCGTCACGCGCTGGCGGGCCTTGATGCGGTCGCTGATCGTGCGGCGCATCGCCCGGTACTCCGGGGTGCTGATCTCCTTGGCGGTCCACATCTCGTCAAGCTCGGTGAGCTGCTGCTGATCGGCCGCGTCGGCGTCGGCGTCCAGCCTGGATACGGGCGTGACGGACATCGGGCGGCCGGAGACGTCCAGACCTTCAAGAACCCTGATCGCCAGATCGCGCATGAGCCGTTCGAGCGCTTCGGCCGACACGGTGACCGGGCAGCGCTGGGTGCCGTTGCGGTGCGAGCGGGCGCATCGGTAGATGTGCGTGTCGCGGGTGCTGCTGCTGCCGCCCATGCGGGAACCACAGGTGCACGTGACGATTCCGCGCAGGGTGTAGAAGTACTTCCGGGTGCAGCGCTGCTTTTCCTGCCGTCCCCGGTGGGCGCGCCTTTCCTGGGCTTCCTGCCACACGCCGATATCCACGACGGGCGGCCACGTTCCCATGCGGATGGGTTCACCGGGCTTGCTGATGATGCCCGCGAGACGGCGGGAATCCAGCATGTTGCGCACGGTCGATGGCTGCCAGTCTTTCCCCTCGGCGGTGACCTCGCCCCGCTCGTGCAGGATGCGGGATATCGCCGTGGCGGTCTTCCCGTCGAGATACAGGCGGAAGATATCCCGGATGATCTCCGCCTCGTGCTCCATGATGGTCATTCCGTCGGGGGTGTATCCGTACTGGCGCCTTCCCGTGTGGGGCTTTCCCTCCCTGCGGCGCTCGGCGTAGGCGTCCTTCACGCGGCGGGAGGTGTCGTCTGAGGAACGGCAGGCGTGGGCCACCTCGATACGCAGGATGAACCGGTCATCGGGGTCTGACAGATCCCTGCGGTTGGCCTGGCCGTGCAGCGTGATGTGCTGGTTGTCCGCGACGGACAGCAGCTCCTCAAGGTCGCGCGGCTGCCTCATCAGCCGGTCGGGGTGATAGACGATCACGTGCCGGTATTTGCCCTCTGCCATGTCGGCGAGGAGCTTTTCCCAACGCGGTCGCTTACGGTTCCGCTGCCACGCGGAACGATTGTTGTCCTTGAACACGTCCACCACGCGCAAACCAAGCCTTTGCGCGACTTCGCGGCAGAGTTCTTCCTGCCTGTCCACGCCTGTCTGGTCTTCGTCGTCGGCCTTCGAGATGCGGCAGTAAATCGCGGCTTCTTCATTCTGAATTTCCCTCATATAAATACTGTACGGCCGCAGATAGGCAGCCCTCGACTGCATTCCGGGCACCA
Above is a window of Streptomyces sp. NBC_01803 DNA encoding:
- a CDS encoding recombinase family protein, which translates into the protein MREIQNEEAAIYCRISKADDEDQTGVDRQEELCREVAQRLGLRVVDVFKDNNRSAWQRNRKRPRWEKLLADMAEGKYRHVIVYHPDRLMRQPRDLEELLSVADNQHITLHGQANRRDLSDPDDRFILRIEVAHACRSSDDTSRRVKDAYAERRREGKPHTGRRQYGYTPDGMTIMEHEAEIIRDIFRLYLDGKTATAISRILHERGEVTAEGKDWQPSTVRNMLDSRRLAGIISKPGEPIRMGTWPPVVDIGVWQEAQERRAHRGRQEKQRCTRKYFYTLRGIVTCTCGSRMGGSSSTRDTHIYRCARSHRNGTQRCPVTVSAEALERLMRDLAIRVLEGLDVSGRPMSVTPVSRLDADADAADQQQLTELDEMWTAKEISTPEYRAMRRTISDRIKARQRVTITRPVVVLDGITGPNARAAWQALEDAGDHERINAIFQHLYAAVIIKPRTRMGRGLDLRRIEVEPNNLHLAA